The Chitinimonas arctica region CGAGCCAGGCCTTCGTGGCGCTCAATATCGCCGCCATTCCGGACACCTTGCTGGAGGCCGAACTATTCGGCGCCGCGCCGGGCGCCTATACCGGCGCGGATAGGCGCGGCCGGGACGGCAAGTTCAAATTGGCCGACGGCGGTAGCATTTTCCTCGACGAGATCGGTGATCTGCCGCTGAGCACCCAGGCCAAATTGTTGCGCGTCTTGCAGGAATTGGAGATAGAGCCGCTGGGCGCCAATCAGCTGATCAAGATCGATGTACGGGTCATTGCCGCCACCAGCCGCGATTTGCCGGCCATGGTCAGCCGGGGCGAATTCCGCGCCGATCTGTACTACCGCCTGAATGTGCTGCCCATACGCCTGCCGCCGCTGCGCGAGCGGGTGGAGGATATTCCTGCCCTGGCCACCAAGCTGCTGGAAGATATCCATCGCCGCAGTGGCGCCGCCCGGGTGGAATTGAGCGGGGAAGCGCTGAACTGGCTGGCGACGCAGCCCTGGCCCGGCAATATCCGCGAACTGCGCAACGCATTGGAACAAGCCACCATGCTGGCGGACCGGGATACGCTGCTACCCGCCGACTTTCTCTCCGCCGCTGCGCCGACCGGCATGGCACCCGTCACGCTGGCGGAAGCCGTGCGCCGAGCCGAGATCGAAGCCATTCGCACCGCCTTGCAGGCAAGCGCGGGCAATAAGGCGGAAGCGGCCCGCCTGCTCGGCATAGGCCGCGCCACACTCTACGAAAAGCTCGCCAACCACGGTCTGGACAGGCCGCAATTAGAGAGCTAGCGCAAAGGCAGGGCGGATTCCTGCAAGGCGCCCCGCCTGCTCAGCTTGCGCAGGTGTCGTTCTACGTCGCCGGCATCAAGGGGGCCGCCGTGGCCCATATGGAAACGCTGCCCGCCGGCCAGTACCATCCTTTGCAATACCGCCGACACGACCGCCGGATCGTCCTCGAACGGTGGACGCTTGGGCCGGTCGGTCAGTGCAATGCCGCCTAGCAGCAAGCCAGAGGAAATCAGATCGCCCACCAGCATATCCCGCGAGCCGAGTTCGACGGCCAGCGAGCCGGCCGTATGGCCGCCGGTATGGCGGACCACGCCGTCCACACCAAACCTGTGCAAGTCCAGCGCTTCATCGGCCTGCAGCAGGATGTCCGGTTCAAAGGCCGCATACGGCTCATACATCAGCCCCGAGCGCAGGAACAGCCGACCGAACCAGCCGGTTGGACAAAACGTCATCGCTTTTTCGCGGCGGTAGTAAGGTAGGTCGGCCACATGGGCAGCGACCGGCGCCCCGGTCAAGTCGCGCAGCTTGGCCGTTCCGCCGGCATGGTCGACGTGCGCGTGCGTTATCACGATCAGCTTGATGTCGCGAAACGACAGTCCCAAGCGTCGCAGCGCGGAATCTATCCTGCGCTCGGTGCCGGGCAG contains the following coding sequences:
- a CDS encoding sigma-54 interaction domain-containing protein gives rise to the protein MKLALDLPDAADRPQSALQNVLQQAFFDVFERQFAGAVVVNTDARVVWMNPHYAEILGFADPGRILGERVDMLLPNTRLTEVLRTGEPILLDFMTHRDRTFVVSRFPIRDDQGCLIGAGGIMLYDAWQPLKPLMDKFSRLQQGRLTPRRDPGQERTTRYSFADVVGESPACRRMKELGKRAAGLDATVLLLGETGSGKELLAQSIHAASMRASQAFVALNIAAIPDTLLEAELFGAAPGAYTGADRRGRDGKFKLADGGSIFLDEIGDLPLSTQAKLLRVLQELEIEPLGANQLIKIDVRVIAATSRDLPAMVSRGEFRADLYYRLNVLPIRLPPLRERVEDIPALATKLLEDIHRRSGAARVELSGEALNWLATQPWPGNIRELRNALEQATMLADRDTLLPADFLSAAAPTGMAPVTLAEAVRRAEIEAIRTALQASAGNKAEAARLLGIGRATLYEKLANHGLDRPQLES
- a CDS encoding MBL fold metallo-hydrolase; protein product: MRNAVISRIPILPGGLVNAHLIHGSQGAILVDAGLPGTERRIDSALRRLGLSFRDIKLIVITHAHVDHAGGTAKLRDLTGAPVAAHVADLPYYRREKAMTFCPTGWFGRLFLRSGLMYEPYAAFEPDILLQADEALDLHRFGVDGVVRHTGGHTAGSLAVELGSRDMLVGDLISSGLLLGGIALTDRPKRPPFEDDPAVVSAVLQRMVLAGGQRFHMGHGGPLDAGDVERHLRKLSRRGALQESALPLR